From the Candidatus Syntrophosphaera sp. genome, one window contains:
- a CDS encoding glycosyltransferase family 4 protein, whose translation MKVLMFTWEFPPLIAGGLGMACYGMVKALLALGIKIDLVLPTKEMVYFPLREESDVDTLPAVFMDPALQTEFLSQKFNTMHERLEYIGISARPESYLQLGELREYVSSVTKEYWTTEFDTVQEHQVWEDMTSNLIGDEDLIKKIQEYTLRAERFAKELDYNLIHAHDWLTYPSGMIAKKVSQKPLVMHIHATEFDRAGGPGDERVHKIEHAGMIYADRVIAVSQYTAQMIMSRYRIDTAKIRIVHNAFTLSDETVLAKKRLFKGPTVLFLGRITLQKGPDYYLEVAERVLRAHPEARFIMAGTGDMARKLLRTSASKRLQNKFLFTGFLNRVQVEEILRASDIYVLPSVSEPFGISPLEAMAFGITSLISKQSGVAEVVNHAFKIDYWDVDLMAETINHLIENPEKCQQIGLDGMHEVNKIHWNEAAEKIRMVYSSTLADFIKSSS comes from the coding sequence ATGAAAGTCCTGATGTTCACCTGGGAATTTCCGCCCCTGATCGCCGGCGGCCTCGGAATGGCCTGCTATGGCATGGTCAAAGCCCTCCTGGCCCTGGGCATCAAGATCGATCTGGTGCTGCCGACCAAGGAGATGGTCTATTTCCCCCTGCGCGAGGAAAGCGACGTGGACACCTTGCCCGCGGTGTTCATGGACCCGGCCTTGCAAACCGAGTTTCTCAGCCAGAAATTCAATACCATGCACGAACGCCTGGAATACATCGGAATCAGCGCCCGGCCGGAATCATATCTCCAGCTCGGGGAACTGCGGGAGTATGTGAGCTCCGTTACCAAGGAATACTGGACCACCGAATTCGACACTGTCCAGGAACACCAGGTCTGGGAAGACATGACCTCAAACCTGATCGGCGACGAGGACCTGATCAAAAAGATCCAGGAATACACCCTGCGGGCGGAACGCTTCGCCAAGGAGCTGGACTACAACCTGATCCACGCTCATGACTGGCTCACCTATCCATCCGGCATGATCGCCAAAAAAGTATCCCAAAAGCCCCTCGTAATGCACATCCACGCCACTGAGTTCGACCGCGCCGGCGGGCCTGGCGACGAGAGGGTCCATAAAATCGAGCACGCCGGAATGATCTATGCCGACAGGGTGATCGCCGTGTCGCAATACACCGCTCAGATGATCATGTCCCGCTACCGCATCGACACTGCCAAGATCCGCATCGTGCACAACGCCTTCACCCTTTCCGACGAGACGGTTTTGGCCAAAAAGCGCCTGTTCAAGGGCCCCACGGTCCTGTTCCTGGGCCGAATCACTTTGCAGAAAGGGCCGGATTATTACCTCGAAGTGGCCGAACGCGTGCTGAGAGCGCATCCGGAAGCCAGGTTCATCATGGCCGGAACGGGCGACATGGCTCGCAAACTCCTGCGTACATCAGCTTCCAAGCGCCTCCAGAACAAATTTCTCTTCACCGGCTTTCTCAACCGCGTCCAGGTCGAGGAGATCCTCCGCGCCTCAGACATTTATGTGCTGCCCTCTGTTTCCGAGCCTTTCGGCATCTCCCCCCTCGAGGCGATGGCTTTCGGCATCACTTCCCTGATCTCAAAGCAGTCCGGAGTCGCGGAAGTGGTCAACCACGCCTTCAAGATCGATTATTGGGATGTGGACCTGATGGCCGAAACGATCAACCACCTCATCGAAAACCCCGAAAAATGCCAGCAGATCGGCCTCGACGGCATGCACGAGGTCAACAAGATCCACTGGAACGAGGCGGCGGAGAAGATCCGCATGGTCTATTCCTCGACCCTGGCGGATTTCATCAAAAGCAGTTCCTAA
- a CDS encoding glycogen debranching enzyme N-terminal domain-containing protein, which yields MNNYFMETHHHEWILTNRLGSYALGTGNLINQRKYHGLLIASNSQFQRHHLVAGIEEKVEWRGQIVHLDSNNYSNCIYPEGFLYLVKPWLRPYPIFLYSALPHQNDILIRKEIMMDADTNTVLLKYTNLGHHKLHFFLHPKFTMTPHHELNQPGSLDREPFDTAFENTEAGSSFSASRPANSLRVFGSQERGEVTPNRYTYYNVFYPWEVMGGYPGIGDQVSLFELNFTLGVGESNVILFSDQPLGDPVKIAARIEQRYAGLPKPKDYPVEADSDDTLINKLDLNDNMLFNHPEYLQLLEFALKDFVANDDIVAGYPFYGAWGRDTMIVLNALLRNPQNLDTVEKILIKYSRELRDGLIPNMRQESGREENYDTVDATLWFVILLWKLGKRKKDIAFWKESIQIIEEVLKSVLSNYKYPFFVRKDGLIELKEEFSHATWMDVRIDGKAVTPRHGAPVEINALWYNSICCYAAMCDEYNNLSEIPYAPLEQISGLRDLVLGSFQKFWVNGYLADRLVGDKPVEEVRPNAIIALSLPWELLDKDKMEAVWQRGWEELYTPYGLRSLSPQHPRFRKKYYGTQRERDKAYHNGSVWAWLLGPFCGLYLKINRGKMPDTEIAAKLGELIGTFRNSFLRGHIASLAEVWDGDNPHFPKGAPAQAISVAALYNIESFIASTGGQP from the coding sequence GTGAATAACTATTTCATGGAAACCCACCATCACGAGTGGATCCTGACCAACCGGCTGGGCTCATACGCCCTGGGCACGGGAAACCTGATCAACCAGCGCAAATACCACGGCCTGCTGATCGCGAGCAATTCGCAGTTCCAGCGCCACCATCTGGTTGCAGGGATCGAGGAAAAGGTGGAATGGCGAGGCCAGATCGTGCATCTGGACAGCAACAACTATAGCAACTGCATCTATCCTGAGGGATTCCTCTATCTGGTGAAGCCCTGGCTGCGGCCTTATCCCATCTTCCTGTATTCCGCGCTGCCCCATCAGAACGACATTCTCATCCGCAAAGAGATAATGATGGATGCGGACACGAACACTGTCCTGCTCAAATACACCAATCTGGGCCATCACAAGCTGCACTTCTTCCTGCATCCCAAGTTCACCATGACCCCGCATCACGAGCTGAACCAACCAGGAAGCCTGGACAGGGAGCCTTTCGACACCGCCTTTGAAAATACGGAGGCCGGAAGCAGCTTCAGCGCCTCCAGGCCAGCCAACAGCCTCCGGGTGTTCGGAAGCCAGGAACGGGGCGAGGTCACGCCCAACCGCTATACCTATTACAATGTGTTCTATCCCTGGGAAGTGATGGGTGGATATCCCGGCATCGGCGACCAGGTCAGCCTCTTTGAACTGAATTTCACTCTCGGGGTCGGAGAAAGCAACGTCATCCTCTTTTCGGACCAGCCGCTCGGAGACCCGGTAAAAATAGCGGCGAGGATCGAACAGCGCTACGCGGGGCTTCCCAAACCGAAGGACTACCCCGTCGAGGCCGATAGCGACGACACCCTGATCAACAAGCTGGACCTGAACGACAATATGCTCTTCAACCATCCCGAGTATCTCCAGCTCTTGGAATTTGCCCTCAAAGACTTTGTGGCCAACGACGACATCGTGGCTGGATATCCGTTCTACGGAGCCTGGGGACGGGACACGATGATCGTCCTCAACGCTCTGCTGCGCAATCCCCAAAATCTGGATACCGTGGAAAAGATCCTGATCAAATACAGCCGCGAGCTGAGGGACGGACTGATCCCCAACATGCGCCAGGAATCAGGACGGGAAGAGAATTACGACACGGTGGACGCCACCCTGTGGTTCGTGATCCTGCTCTGGAAGCTGGGCAAGCGGAAAAAGGACATCGCCTTTTGGAAGGAAAGCATCCAGATCATCGAAGAGGTGCTCAAGAGCGTCCTTTCCAACTACAAGTACCCCTTCTTCGTGCGCAAGGACGGCCTGATCGAGCTGAAGGAGGAATTTTCCCACGCCACCTGGATGGACGTGCGCATCGACGGCAAGGCGGTCACGCCCAGGCATGGCGCGCCGGTGGAGATCAACGCCCTTTGGTACAACTCGATCTGCTGCTATGCCGCCATGTGCGACGAATACAATAATCTTTCGGAAATCCCCTACGCCCCGCTGGAGCAGATCAGCGGGCTCAGGGACCTCGTCCTCGGGTCATTCCAGAAATTCTGGGTCAATGGCTATCTGGCGGACCGCCTGGTGGGCGACAAACCCGTCGAAGAGGTTCGGCCCAACGCCATCATCGCCCTTTCCCTGCCCTGGGAACTTCTGGACAAGGATAAGATGGAGGCGGTCTGGCAGCGGGGCTGGGAGGAGCTTTACACCCCCTACGGCTTGCGCAGCCTGAGTCCCCAGCATCCCCGCTTCCGCAAGAAGTATTACGGAACCCAGCGCGAACGCGACAAGGCCTACCATAACGGCAGCGTCTGGGCCTGGCTCCTGGGCCCTTTTTGCGGGCTGTATCTCAAGATCAACCGTGGAAAAATGCCGGACACCGAGATCGCCGCCAAGCTTGGTGAACTGATCGGAACTTTCCGGAACAGCTTCCTGCGCGGGCACATCGCCTCCCTGGCCGAGGTTTGGGACGGCGACAACCCGCACTTCCCCAAAGGCGCTCCCGCCCAGGCTATCAGCGTCGCAGCGCTTTACAACATCGAATCCTTCATCGCTTCGACCGGGGGTCAGCCATGA